The following proteins are co-located in the Methylomonas sp. 11b genome:
- a CDS encoding acyltransferase family protein, which yields MDNRYRKTIVSHHSLRGVAAVLVVFFHIREISYDKGAALDSVTSFFSMGYLWVDFFFILSGYILSYVYASLFLLDYKSNLIKSFYVARFSRVYPLHFFTLILYLFLEWSFYSNRPEVVGMPGVSFESLVASLLLIQGWSLSDLTLAPLNSPAWSISTEMACYLLFPFIIKWLRFNIFFVGMIVVSLSVALYLIYYGEKDGFVVIRCFAGFMLGIFIFIVYKEIPVTDYRVATSLQLIGGSGVLFAMHFSLSHSLVIASFGLLLYSTASDCGFLAKLLNTRIFVLLGTLSYSIYLNHWIIYKAYLFYGVYVFGALSSNYSPMNVSILKYFSLMFVIFVLSFITYRYIEIPAQKYLKRTLQ from the coding sequence ATGGATAATCGATATAGAAAAACTATTGTTTCTCACCACTCTCTGAGAGGGGTCGCTGCAGTATTGGTTGTGTTTTTTCATATTAGGGAAATATCTTACGATAAAGGCGCTGCTCTTGATTCAGTAACCAGTTTTTTTAGTATGGGGTATTTATGGGTAGACTTTTTTTTTATTTTAAGTGGTTATATTCTTTCTTATGTCTACGCTTCATTGTTTTTGCTTGATTACAAGAGTAATTTGATTAAATCTTTTTACGTTGCACGCTTCTCTAGAGTTTATCCTCTTCATTTTTTTACACTTATTTTATACCTTTTTTTAGAGTGGTCCTTTTACTCTAATCGGCCTGAAGTGGTTGGTATGCCGGGTGTAAGTTTTGAAAGCTTAGTTGCGAGTTTGCTTTTAATTCAGGGCTGGAGCTTATCTGATTTGACATTGGCACCCTTGAATAGTCCTGCCTGGAGTATTAGTACGGAGATGGCTTGTTATTTGCTGTTTCCTTTTATAATAAAATGGCTGCGGTTCAATATATTTTTTGTTGGCATGATAGTTGTTAGCTTATCTGTTGCGTTGTATTTAATATATTATGGTGAGAAAGACGGTTTTGTTGTTATTCGTTGCTTTGCAGGTTTTATGTTGGGTATTTTCATTTTTATAGTATATAAGGAAATTCCGGTTACTGACTATAGGGTAGCTACGAGCTTGCAGCTAATAGGTGGGAGTGGCGTATTGTTTGCGATGCATTTTAGCTTAAGTCACTCTTTGGTTATTGCTTCCTTTGGCTTGTTATTGTATTCAACAGCGAGTGATTGTGGCTTCCTAGCAAAACTGTTAAATACACGAATATTTGTGCTTCTTGGTACGCTGTCTTATTCGATTTACCTCAATCATTGGATTATTTATAAGGCATACTTGTTTTATGGCGTTTATGTTTTTGGAGCGCTGTCAAGTAACTATAGCCCTATGAATGTTTCAATACTAAAGTATTTTTCTTTGATGTTCGTAATATTCGTGCTCTCATTTATAACCTATCGGTATATTGAAATTCCAGCTCAAAAGTACCTTAAAAGGACGCTTCAATAA
- a CDS encoding HU family DNA-binding protein, with protein MNKSELIDAIASASQLTKADAGRALDGFIKAVEDALKQGDSVALVGFGTFDVKERAERKGRNPQTGEEITIKAAKIPSFKAGKSLKDAVN; from the coding sequence ATGAATAAATCGGAACTTATCGATGCAATCGCCAGTGCGTCCCAGTTAACTAAAGCTGATGCAGGTCGTGCTTTAGATGGTTTTATCAAAGCAGTAGAAGATGCTTTAAAACAAGGCGATTCCGTTGCCTTGGTTGGCTTCGGCACATTCGATGTTAAAGAAAGAGCAGAGCGTAAAGGCCGCAATCCGCAAACCGGTGAAGAGATTACTATTAAAGCCGCGAAAATTCCTTCATTTAAAGCTGGCAAATCTTTAAAAGATGCTGTAAACTAG
- a CDS encoding ABC transporter ATP-binding protein, with protein sequence MSQALLEVRNLRTYLRSGGGEVRAVDDISFSIPKGETFCLVGESGSGKSVSALSVIRLLPDGVASHPSGEIFLNGQDLLALDDPGIRAVRGLQIAMIFQEPMTSLNPVMSIGEQITEALQLHHADMDDAEATERTIRALEQVQIPNASSRFADYPHQLSGGQRQRVMIAMALACQPQLLIADEPTTALDVTVQAEILRLMRKLQDDTGMSMLFITHDFGVVAQMAHWVGVMQQGKLVEVGACKSVLRNPQHPYTQQLLAAVPENLAKPGRAVRCVNPSAPETAESPSEEDIPLPEEPVVKTEAEPSPPGRGQGEGMQIDASPYSPPLSDELLSKSDKKLLSVLERAGLRLQSTQNVSMNSPHPSPLPEGEGTTSSARIDGDSHKSSSQIIVKEGEPLLQIRDLKVWFPIKKGLFRQTVDYVKAVDEVSLDIPRGEIVALVGESGCGKTTLGRAVLQLELPTAGSIHIDGQELTGLSARELRPLRRKMQIAFQDPQSSLNPRLLVETTLTEPMKVHGIGANQEQRIELAGQLLEDMQLSRESLWRYPHEFSGGQRQRIGLARALALNPEFVVCDEITSALDVSVQAEILQLLLDIRRRRNLTLLFITHNIGVVEYLSDRTVVMYKGKVVEEGLTAKVCGAPEHPYTQRLLSAVPRLVV encoded by the coding sequence ATGAGCCAAGCCCTATTGGAAGTGCGCAATCTGCGCACTTATTTGAGGTCCGGCGGCGGCGAAGTGCGGGCGGTAGACGACATCAGTTTCAGCATCCCCAAAGGCGAAACCTTTTGTTTGGTCGGCGAATCGGGCAGCGGCAAGTCGGTCAGCGCCTTGTCGGTGATTCGCTTATTGCCGGACGGTGTGGCTTCGCATCCCAGCGGCGAGATTTTTCTGAACGGGCAGGACTTGCTAGCCCTGGATGATCCGGGCATCCGTGCCGTGCGCGGTTTACAAATCGCCATGATTTTCCAGGAGCCGATGACCTCCTTAAATCCGGTCATGAGTATAGGCGAACAAATCACCGAGGCCCTGCAACTGCATCATGCCGATATGGACGATGCGGAAGCAACCGAACGGACCATCAGGGCCTTGGAACAGGTGCAAATCCCCAATGCCTCCAGCCGCTTTGCCGACTACCCGCACCAACTCTCCGGCGGTCAACGCCAACGGGTCATGATCGCCATGGCCCTGGCCTGCCAGCCGCAATTGCTGATTGCCGACGAACCGACCACCGCGCTGGATGTGACCGTACAAGCTGAGATTTTGCGCCTGATGCGCAAACTCCAGGACGACACCGGCATGAGCATGTTGTTCATCACCCACGATTTCGGCGTAGTGGCGCAGATGGCGCATTGGGTAGGAGTGATGCAGCAAGGCAAGCTGGTGGAAGTTGGCGCGTGTAAGTCAGTACTGCGCAACCCTCAGCATCCCTATACCCAACAATTGCTGGCTGCGGTGCCGGAAAATCTGGCCAAGCCGGGCCGGGCGGTTAGGTGTGTGAATCCGTCTGCTCCCGAAACCGCCGAATCGCCAAGCGAGGAAGATATCCCTCTGCCAGAGGAGCCCGTCGTAAAAACGGAAGCAGAACCCTCTCCCCCCGGGAGAGGGCAGGGTGAGGGGATGCAAATCGATGCTTCACCTTATTCGCCCCCTCTGTCGGATGAGTTGCTGAGTAAGAGCGATAAAAAACTGCTTTCCGTACTGGAGCGCGCCGGCTTAAGGCTACAGTCAACGCAAAACGTTTCGATGAACTCCCCTCACCCTAGCCCTCTCCCGGAGGGAGAGGGGACTACCAGCTCGGCTCGGATAGATGGGGATAGTCATAAGAGTTCCTCCCAGATAATTGTTAAGGAGGGCGAACCGCTTCTGCAAATCCGTGATTTGAAAGTCTGGTTCCCCATCAAAAAAGGTTTGTTCCGGCAAACCGTCGATTACGTCAAAGCCGTGGATGAAGTATCGCTGGATATTCCGCGCGGCGAAATCGTTGCCTTGGTAGGCGAGTCCGGCTGCGGCAAAACCACCTTGGGCCGGGCGGTGTTGCAATTGGAACTGCCGACTGCCGGCAGTATCCACATCGACGGCCAGGAACTCACCGGCCTGTCCGCGCGCGAACTCAGGCCGCTACGCCGCAAGATGCAGATTGCCTTTCAAGACCCGCAATCCTCGCTCAACCCGCGTTTGCTGGTGGAAACCACGCTAACCGAACCGATGAAAGTGCACGGCATCGGTGCCAATCAAGAACAGCGTATCGAGCTGGCCGGGCAACTGCTGGAAGACATGCAGCTCAGCCGCGAATCGCTGTGGCGCTACCCGCACGAGTTTTCCGGGGGCCAACGCCAACGCATCGGTTTGGCGCGAGCTTTGGCCTTGAATCCGGAGTTTGTGGTGTGCGATGAAATCACCAGTGCGCTGGATGTGTCGGTGCAGGCGGAAATACTGCAATTGCTGCTCGACATTCGGCGGCGGCGGAATCTGACCTTATTGTTTATCACGCATAACATTGGGGTGGTGGAGTATCTCAGTGATCGGACGGTGGTGATGTATAAGGGGAAGGTTGTAGAAGAAGGTTTGACTGCTAAGGTTTGTGGGGCGCCGGAGCATCCTTATACTCAGAGGTTGTTGTCGGCGGTGCCGAGGTTGGTGGTGTAA
- a CDS encoding ABC transporter permease: protein MIKPVISRESFSARIWRKTLAGVGVKFGLGWVALLVFCAVFAPFLANSMPLLMSKDGVISAPVLEYLSVEDAWILASFFIALAVYRLSLAGGKQILLFLLGSALAALAVNMFVKPPALVIYDEFRSAAYTQVDWKIMPPIPYAPVDYLRDLGSKGLEAPFATEGHTHWMGTEENGADVLSRMIHACRISLSIGLIASGIALAIGIVVGGLMGYFSGVVDMLGMRLVEIFEDIPTLFLLLTFVAFFGRSLYMMMVIIGVTGWSGYARYVRQEFLKLRKQDYVQAAVASGLPLSSILFRHMLPNGVAPLLVAVSFGVAGAILSEATLSFLGLGVVDAPSWGAMLDQAVKSSTFNWWMAVFPGGSIFMTVFAYNLIGEAFRDAIDPRLSDKAGVKS, encoded by the coding sequence ATGATTAAGCCTGTGATCAGCCGCGAATCCTTTTCTGCGCGCATTTGGCGCAAAACCCTGGCCGGCGTTGGTGTCAAGTTTGGCTTGGGCTGGGTGGCGCTGTTAGTGTTTTGCGCGGTATTTGCGCCGTTTCTGGCCAACTCCATGCCGCTGCTGATGAGTAAAGATGGCGTGATTTCCGCGCCGGTGTTGGAGTACCTCAGCGTCGAAGATGCCTGGATTTTGGCCAGTTTTTTTATCGCTTTGGCGGTTTATCGGCTTAGCCTGGCTGGTGGCAAGCAGATTTTGTTATTTTTACTGGGCAGTGCCTTGGCTGCCTTAGCGGTTAATATGTTCGTCAAACCACCGGCCTTAGTGATCTACGACGAATTCCGCAGCGCTGCTTATACGCAAGTGGACTGGAAAATCATGCCACCCATCCCCTATGCGCCGGTCGATTACTTGCGCGATTTGGGCAGCAAAGGCCTGGAAGCGCCGTTCGCCACCGAAGGCCATACCCATTGGATGGGCACGGAAGAAAACGGCGCCGACGTATTAAGCCGGATGATCCACGCCTGCCGAATTTCCTTGAGCATCGGTTTGATTGCCTCCGGTATTGCCTTGGCTATCGGGATTGTGGTCGGCGGCTTGATGGGCTATTTCTCCGGTGTTGTCGACATGTTGGGCATGCGCCTGGTGGAGATTTTCGAAGACATTCCGACGCTGTTTCTACTGCTGACTTTCGTGGCCTTCTTTGGTCGCAGTTTGTACATGATGATGGTGATCATCGGCGTCACCGGTTGGTCTGGGTATGCGCGGTACGTGCGCCAGGAATTTTTGAAATTACGCAAACAAGATTATGTGCAAGCAGCAGTCGCCAGCGGTTTACCCTTAAGCTCGATCTTGTTCCGGCATATGCTACCCAACGGCGTCGCGCCTTTATTGGTCGCGGTCAGCTTTGGGGTGGCCGGGGCGATTTTGTCGGAAGCGACCTTAAGCTTTTTGGGCTTGGGTGTGGTCGATGCGCCATCCTGGGGCGCGATGCTGGATCAAGCTGTCAAATCCTCCACGTTTAACTGGTGGATGGCGGTATTCCCCGGCGGCTCTATCTTCATGACGGTGTTTGCCTACAACCTGATCGGCGAGGCGTTTCGGGATGCGATTGACCCGCGCTTGTCGGACAAAGCCGGGGTTAAATCATGA
- a CDS encoding peptide-binding protein produces MQTQSTTRDWILYALLSLTIVLIVLAMYQIDRQWLKLSEMQAALSEQAKDVRELRGAIASGAIAAANPSVNATASGDVAQAFQRAHAASRMPDYAQGDWSVEAFGTNLKTITPLVSSDAYASNVQSYVLESLITRNPDTLEWEGLVAKDWTISEDGLVISFRMREDVSFSDGQPLTADDVVFSFNFIMTDAIQAPRERAYLEKIKSVTANGKYEVVFTFKEPYFEALSLAGGIGIMPKHFYEPYLKEPQKFNESKGLLLGSGPYRLNDPKNWTPDKGNIELVRNERYWGDVQPSYHRILWKIIQNDSARLTTFRNGDIDSYSARPVEYQELKKDPQIQAKSQNFEYMPPVVGYSYIGWNQERGGKPTRFADKRVRQAMTYLTDVSRVIKDVMLDYAEPAVSPFSKTSKQHDAALQPYQADLDKAKALLKDAGYQDKNGDGVLEDKAGAPFEFQLTYFQANEDTKRMVLLLKDLYARAGVKLIPTPQEWPVMLENLDKKDFDAITLGWTSGIETDLYQIFHSSQAVSKGDNYVSYKNPALDKLIDDARRTVDESKRMPLWQQAEHILYEDQPYTFLMRRKSLLFVDKRVHNLQMTKLGLNFGSLPLENYVPLAQQKYSQ; encoded by the coding sequence ATGCAAACACAATCAACTACCCGAGACTGGATTCTCTACGCGCTACTCAGTTTGACCATTGTGCTGATCGTGTTGGCGATGTATCAAATCGACCGGCAATGGCTGAAATTGAGCGAAATGCAAGCCGCGCTGTCCGAGCAAGCCAAGGATGTGCGCGAACTGCGCGGGGCGATTGCTTCCGGAGCGATTGCCGCCGCCAACCCTTCCGTGAACGCCACCGCGAGCGGTGATGTCGCCCAGGCCTTTCAACGCGCGCATGCTGCGAGTCGTATGCCGGATTACGCCCAGGGTGACTGGAGCGTGGAAGCCTTCGGCACCAATCTCAAGACCATCACGCCGCTGGTGTCCAGTGATGCGTATGCCTCCAATGTGCAAAGTTATGTGCTGGAGAGTCTGATTACCCGTAATCCAGACACCTTGGAATGGGAAGGTTTGGTGGCTAAGGACTGGACCATCAGCGAAGACGGCTTGGTGATTAGCTTCCGGATGCGCGAGGACGTCAGTTTCTCGGACGGTCAACCGCTGACTGCCGACGACGTGGTATTCAGTTTCAATTTCATCATGACCGACGCCATCCAGGCGCCGCGCGAACGCGCCTATCTGGAAAAGATCAAAAGCGTCACAGCCAACGGCAAGTACGAAGTGGTATTTACCTTCAAAGAGCCGTACTTCGAAGCGCTGTCCTTGGCCGGTGGCATCGGCATCATGCCCAAGCATTTTTACGAACCGTATTTAAAAGAGCCGCAAAAATTCAACGAATCCAAAGGTTTGTTATTGGGTAGCGGTCCTTATCGATTAAACGATCCGAAAAACTGGACGCCGGACAAAGGCAATATCGAACTGGTGCGTAACGAGCGTTACTGGGGCGACGTGCAACCGTCTTACCATCGCATTCTCTGGAAAATCATTCAAAACGATAGCGCGCGCTTAACCACCTTTCGCAATGGCGACATCGATTCTTATTCGGCGCGTCCGGTCGAATACCAAGAGCTGAAAAAAGACCCGCAAATCCAGGCCAAGAGCCAAAACTTCGAGTACATGCCACCGGTCGTCGGCTATAGCTACATCGGCTGGAACCAGGAACGCGGCGGCAAGCCAACCCGTTTTGCCGACAAGCGCGTGCGCCAGGCCATGACCTATCTCACCGACGTCAGCCGGGTGATTAAAGATGTGATGTTGGATTACGCCGAGCCGGCGGTCAGTCCGTTCAGTAAAACCAGCAAACAGCATGACGCGGCCTTACAGCCGTATCAAGCCGATTTGGATAAAGCCAAAGCCTTGCTAAAAGATGCCGGCTATCAGGATAAAAATGGTGACGGCGTATTGGAAGATAAGGCCGGTGCACCCTTTGAATTTCAACTGACCTACTTTCAAGCCAACGAAGACACCAAACGCATGGTGCTTTTATTGAAAGATCTCTACGCCCGCGCCGGCGTCAAGCTAATTCCAACCCCGCAGGAATGGCCGGTGATGTTGGAAAATCTGGATAAAAAAGATTTCGACGCGATTACTCTGGGTTGGACCAGCGGTATCGAAACCGATTTGTACCAAATCTTCCATAGCTCGCAAGCCGTCAGCAAAGGTGATAACTACGTCAGTTACAAAAATCCTGCTTTGGATAAATTAATCGACGATGCTCGCCGCACTGTCGATGAAAGCAAACGCATGCCACTCTGGCAGCAAGCTGAACATATCCTTTACGAGGATCAGCCCTATACCTTTTTGATGCGCCGCAAGAGTCTGTTGTTTGTCGACAAGCGTGTCCACAATCTGCAAATGACCAAACTGGGATTAAACTTCGGCTCCTTGCCGCTGGAAAACTACGTGCCGCTGGCGCAGCAAAAATACAGCCAATAG
- a CDS encoding SurA N-terminal domain-containing protein, whose amino-acid sequence MLLEIREKVHGLFASIILILICVLFGLWGIQNYLGGGKEAPVVSVGDKEFFQRDVSQAYQQYAQNLAGMKFDEETIKKQALQKLVRDEVLLQYVQDQNLLVSDETARDFIQTLEYFQKDGKFDKTQYQTMLGSQGMSSAEFVNRIKKALVMEQFQRAVVDSSFVTPAEINNFFKIQNQTRDVEYVTVPLTPVSQQPGEEEITAYYQQHQDAYQTPEQVAIEYVELSLDKLAAEIKPSEEQLKAYYEEQKVQFTTKERRKISHILFAFSKDKTADELALQKALKAKQDLKNKDFAALAAEVSDDKLTAKNGGDLGLFNVGVMEKAFEDAASSLKLGEVSEPVKSAFGYHLIKVTELIPGDVKPYEAVKAEVSKAYQKAQAEAKFNTLAEKVAEVSYENPDSLAAVAQLLGGATSKTEAFTRAAGEGIATDEKVRAAAFSEDVLKGSNSEPLEIGGDKVVVLRMLSHQPAASRDLRDVKAQVIAAIQQDKAKQQAIATADKIKQELAGGKTLVQIAEALHLQTKKINGLTRTASDLPAAVTQEIFRTAKPKAGQPSVAVIDEAKGGKLVVSVNSVNEGVMSDSDKSKQALIAKNISTAFGKAQMEAVLNALQTKAEIVINTQKQ is encoded by the coding sequence ATGCTTTTAGAGATTAGAGAAAAGGTGCATGGTCTGTTTGCATCGATCATATTGATTTTGATTTGTGTGCTTTTCGGATTGTGGGGCATCCAAAACTATCTTGGCGGCGGTAAAGAAGCGCCAGTGGTGTCTGTCGGAGATAAGGAGTTTTTTCAGCGCGATGTCAGTCAGGCCTATCAGCAATACGCTCAAAATCTGGCAGGGATGAAGTTCGACGAAGAGACGATAAAAAAGCAGGCTTTGCAAAAGCTGGTTCGCGACGAGGTGTTGTTGCAATACGTTCAGGATCAAAACCTGTTGGTTAGCGATGAGACGGCAAGAGATTTCATTCAAACCCTGGAGTATTTCCAAAAAGACGGTAAATTCGATAAGACTCAATACCAAACCATGCTCGGTTCACAGGGTATGTCTTCCGCCGAGTTCGTCAATCGCATCAAAAAAGCCTTGGTTATGGAGCAGTTTCAACGCGCCGTGGTGGATAGCAGCTTCGTGACGCCGGCGGAAATCAATAACTTCTTTAAAATCCAGAACCAAACCCGCGATGTCGAATATGTGACCGTACCGTTAACCCCGGTCAGTCAACAGCCTGGCGAAGAAGAAATTACCGCTTATTACCAGCAGCATCAGGATGCTTATCAGACTCCCGAGCAGGTGGCTATCGAATACGTGGAATTATCGTTGGATAAACTGGCCGCGGAGATTAAACCTAGCGAAGAGCAGTTAAAAGCTTATTACGAAGAACAAAAAGTCCAATTCACCACGAAAGAGCGTAGAAAAATCAGCCATATTCTGTTCGCGTTCAGCAAGGATAAAACGGCTGATGAGCTTGCTTTGCAAAAAGCCCTGAAGGCGAAACAAGATCTGAAAAACAAGGATTTTGCCGCCCTGGCCGCCGAAGTGTCCGACGATAAACTAACCGCGAAAAATGGCGGCGACCTAGGTTTATTCAATGTCGGGGTGATGGAAAAAGCCTTTGAAGATGCCGCTAGCAGTTTAAAACTTGGCGAAGTCTCCGAACCCGTTAAATCGGCTTTTGGTTATCATTTGATTAAAGTCACCGAGTTGATACCGGGTGACGTGAAGCCATACGAAGCGGTAAAAGCAGAAGTCAGCAAGGCTTATCAAAAAGCGCAGGCCGAAGCCAAATTTAACACCTTGGCCGAGAAAGTTGCGGAAGTTAGTTACGAAAATCCTGATAGTTTGGCGGCGGTTGCGCAATTGTTGGGTGGTGCGACCAGCAAGACCGAAGCCTTCACTCGCGCGGCGGGTGAAGGTATCGCTACCGACGAGAAAGTTCGGGCGGCTGCGTTTTCCGAAGATGTGTTAAAAGGCAGCAACAGCGAACCGCTGGAAATTGGCGGTGACAAAGTCGTGGTGTTGCGGATGTTATCGCATCAACCGGCCGCCAGCAGGGACCTCAGGGATGTTAAGGCACAGGTCATTGCCGCGATTCAGCAAGATAAAGCAAAACAACAGGCCATCGCCACTGCCGATAAAATTAAGCAGGAATTGGCTGGCGGTAAAACGCTTGTGCAAATTGCCGAAGCGCTGCATTTGCAAACCAAAAAAATCAATGGCTTGACGCGTACTGCTAGTGATTTGCCGGCGGCCGTCACTCAGGAGATTTTTAGAACTGCCAAACCTAAGGCAGGTCAGCCTAGCGTTGCCGTAATCGATGAAGCTAAGGGCGGTAAATTGGTGGTTAGCGTCAACAGCGTTAACGAAGGCGTAATGTCGGACAGCGACAAGAGCAAACAAGCCTTGATTGCCAAAAACATCTCTACGGCCTTCGGTAAGGCGCAGATGGAAGCGGTATTGAATGCGTTGCAGACTAAAGCCGAGATCGTTATCAATACGCAAAAACAGTAA
- a CDS encoding ABC transporter permease gives MLTYLLRRLLLMIPTLLGITVLVFSVMAMSPGGISAQTLIGGMDMKPQEKQALLDYYNKRYGLDKPAPVQYLRWLNNVSPIGFVTDAQGQRGEFSFSKGMDLGTSFQYGRPVSDILAERIPITLLLNLVTLPLTYIIAIMVGMKAATQRGSAFDVGAGMSMLALWSIPTMLAGVLLLGFFANIQHFQWFPTAGISSLEAQDMPFLPHWEEGGFVRGFLLDRIWHLILPVICLSYGGFAALTKLTRTSILENLHADYARTARAKGLAENDVLWKHVFRNSLLPLITVSAGLLPSLLAGSLIVENIFSINGMGQLAVEAVKGRDRELVLSITWISGFLTLIGYLIADFCYTLADPRVSYD, from the coding sequence ATGCTGACCTATCTCCTGCGGCGCTTGCTGTTGATGATCCCCACCTTGTTGGGAATTACCGTGCTGGTGTTCAGCGTCATGGCCATGTCGCCGGGCGGCATCAGTGCCCAGACCTTGATCGGCGGCATGGACATGAAGCCGCAGGAAAAGCAGGCGCTACTGGATTATTACAACAAACGCTATGGCCTGGATAAACCGGCACCGGTGCAATATCTGCGCTGGCTGAATAATGTCTCACCTATCGGTTTTGTTACCGACGCCCAAGGCCAGCGCGGCGAATTTTCGTTCAGCAAGGGCATGGATTTGGGCACCAGCTTTCAATACGGTCGGCCGGTGTCGGACATTCTGGCCGAACGAATTCCGATCACCTTACTGCTAAATCTAGTCACGTTGCCGCTTACCTATATCATCGCCATCATGGTGGGCATGAAGGCGGCTACCCAACGCGGTAGTGCATTCGATGTCGGCGCGGGTATGTCGATGCTGGCATTGTGGTCGATACCCACCATGCTGGCCGGCGTGTTGCTGCTGGGTTTTTTTGCCAACATCCAGCATTTTCAATGGTTCCCCACCGCTGGCATCAGTAGTCTGGAAGCGCAAGATATGCCCTTCCTGCCGCATTGGGAGGAGGGCGGATTTGTCAGGGGTTTCTTGTTGGACAGAATCTGGCATTTGATTTTGCCGGTGATCTGTTTGTCCTACGGCGGCTTTGCCGCGCTGACCAAATTGACCCGCACCTCGATTCTGGAAAATCTGCATGCCGATTACGCCCGCACCGCGCGCGCCAAAGGTCTGGCTGAGAATGATGTGCTCTGGAAACACGTATTTCGCAACAGTTTGTTGCCCTTGATTACCGTCTCCGCTGGTTTACTGCCCAGTTTGCTGGCCGGCTCCTTGATCGTCGAAAATATTTTTAGCATCAACGGTATGGGTCAATTGGCTGTGGAAGCAGTGAAAGGCCGCGACCGCGAGTTGGTGCTATCGATTACCTGGATCAGCGGTTTTCTGACGCTGATTGGTTATTTGATCGCCGACTTCTGTTACACCCTGGCCGATCCGCGGGTGAGTTATGATTAA
- the fabV gene encoding enoyl-ACP reductase FabV — MIIKPRVRGFMCVTTHPVGCEANVKQQIDYVKSFGAIANGPKNVLILGASTGYGLASRIVSAFGSGAKTLGVFFEREGTADKPGTPGWYNSAAFHKFAEAEGLYAKSINGDAFSDEIKQKTIAAIKQDLGKVDLVIYSLAAPRRTHPKTGVTHNSTLKPIGKDLVQNGIDTDKEVIKSFTLPAATQEEIDNTVAVMGGEDWQMWIDALEDAGVLAEGAKTTAYTYLGEKITWDIYWDGTIGAAKKDLDKRVIDIRSKLATLGGDARVSVLKAVVTQASAAIPVMPLYLALLFKTMKAEGTHEGCIEQVNGLFRDSLYGAHPSLDDTGRLRADLKELQPQVQDKVNALWEQINNDNINELSDFAGYKHEFLKLFGFEVDGVDYDADVNPEAPIANLL, encoded by the coding sequence ATGATTATCAAACCTCGCGTACGCGGATTTATGTGCGTCACCACCCATCCAGTCGGCTGCGAAGCCAATGTCAAACAGCAGATCGACTACGTCAAAAGTTTCGGAGCTATCGCCAACGGCCCGAAAAATGTGTTGATTCTGGGCGCTTCCACCGGCTACGGTTTGGCTTCGCGTATTGTCTCGGCTTTCGGTTCAGGCGCGAAAACCCTGGGGGTGTTTTTTGAGCGCGAAGGGACTGCCGATAAGCCAGGCACCCCCGGTTGGTACAATTCAGCAGCATTTCATAAATTTGCCGAAGCGGAAGGCCTGTACGCCAAAAGCATCAACGGCGATGCGTTTTCCGACGAGATCAAACAAAAAACCATAGCCGCCATCAAACAAGATTTGGGCAAAGTCGATCTGGTGATTTACAGCTTGGCCGCGCCGCGTCGTACCCATCCAAAGACTGGCGTTACTCACAACTCCACACTCAAACCGATCGGCAAAGATTTGGTACAAAACGGTATCGATACCGATAAAGAAGTCATCAAATCCTTCACCTTGCCAGCTGCTACCCAAGAAGAAATCGATAACACCGTCGCGGTGATGGGCGGTGAAGACTGGCAAATGTGGATCGATGCCTTGGAGGATGCCGGCGTCTTGGCGGAAGGTGCTAAAACCACCGCATATACCTATCTGGGCGAAAAAATTACTTGGGATATTTATTGGGACGGCACCATCGGCGCAGCCAAAAAAGATTTGGACAAACGTGTCATCGATATCCGCAGCAAATTAGCTACTTTGGGTGGCGACGCTAGGGTGTCGGTACTAAAAGCCGTGGTTACCCAAGCCAGTGCGGCGATTCCGGTCATGCCCTTATATCTGGCCTTGCTATTCAAAACCATGAAGGCAGAGGGAACCCACGAAGGTTGTATTGAACAGGTCAACGGCTTGTTCCGCGACAGTCTTTACGGTGCCCATCCCAGCTTGGACGATACCGGTCGCCTACGCGCCGATTTGAAAGAATTGCAGCCGCAAGTGCAAGACAAAGTCAACGCTTTGTGGGAACAAATCAACAATGACAATATCAACGAATTGAGCGATTTTGCCGGTTACAAACACGAGTTCCTGAAGTTGTTCGGTTTCGAGGTAGACGGCGTCGATTACGACGCCGATGTCAATCCCGAGGCACCTATCGCCAATTTGCTGTAA
- a CDS encoding transposase has protein sequence MVIWFSDGLDRRFQQTLGGVLDNAPIHNAKKLKPYWNLLEENGMRFYFLPPYRPELNRIELL, from the coding sequence TTGGTTATTTGGTTTTCTGATGGCCTTGATCGAAGGTTTCAGCAAACCCTTGGTGGTGTTTTGGATAACGCACCGATTCACAACGCCAAGAAACTGAAACCTTATTGGAATTTATTGGAGGAAAACGGCATGCGATTTTATTTTCTGCCGCCCTACAGACCAGAGCTAAACCGGATTGAATTGCTATGA